A genomic stretch from Narcine bancroftii isolate sNarBan1 chromosome 9, sNarBan1.hap1, whole genome shotgun sequence includes:
- the LOC138743535 gene encoding putative uncharacterized protein ENSP00000383309: MNQSMGKSNQVHSGGNVQPSAVWGKVQPSAVWGKVQPSAVWEKVQPSAVWEKVQPSAFWGKCPTKCCLGEGPTKCSLGEGPTKCSLGEGPTKCILGEMSNQVQSGGRSNQVQSGGRSNQVQSGRRSNQVQSGRRSNQVHSGGNVQPSAVWGKVQPSAVWGKVQPSAVWEKVQPSAVWEKVQPSAFWGKCPTKCSLGEGPTKCSLGEGPTKCSLGEGPTKCILGEMSNQVQSGGRSNQVQSGGRSNQVQSGRRSNQVQSGRRSNQVHSGGNVQPSAVWGKVQPSAVWGKVQPSAVWEKVQPSAVWEKVQPSAVWEKVQPSAFWGKCPTKCSLGEGPTKCSLGEGPTKCSLGEGPTKCSLGEGPTKCSLGEGPIKCSLGECPIKCSQWVCPTKCRQQARECTRCSMGHK, translated from the coding sequence ATGAACCAGTCCATGGGAAAATCCAACCAAGTGCATTCTGGGGGAAATGTCCAACCAAGTGCAGTCTGGGGGAAGGTCCAACCAAGTGCAGTCTGGGGGAAGGTCCAACCAAGTGCAGTCTGGGAGAAGGTCCAACCAAGTGCAGTCTGGGAGAAGGTCCAACCAAGTGCATTCTGGGGGAAATGTCCAACCAAGTGCTGTCTGGGGGAAGGTCCAACCAAGTGCAGTCTGGGGGAAGGTCCAACCAAGTGCAGTCTGGGAGAAGGTCCAACCAAGTGCATTCTGGGGGAAATGTCCAACCAAGTGCAGTCTGGGGGAAGGTCCAACCAAGTGCAGTCTGGGGGAAGGTCCAACCAAGTGCAGTCTGGGAGAAGGTCCAACCAAGTGCAGTCTGGGAGAAGGTCCAACCAAGTGCATTCTGGGGGAAATGTCCAACCAAGTGCAGTCTGGGGGAAGGTCCAACCAAGTGCAGTCTGGGGGAAGGTCCAACCAAGTGCAGTCTGGGAGAAGGTCCAACCAAGTGCAGTCTGGGAGAAGGTCCAACCAAGTGCATTCTGGGGGAAATGTCCAACCAAGTGCAGTCTGGGGGAAGGTCCAACCAAGTGCAGTCTGGGGGAAGGTCCAACCAAGTGCAGTCTGGGAGAAGGTCCAACCAAGTGCATTCTGGGGGAAATGTCCAACCAAGTGCAGTCTGGGGGAAGGTCCAACCAAGTGCAGTCTGGGGGAAGGTCCAACCAAGTGCAGTCTGGGAGAAGGTCCAACCAAGTGCAGTCTGGGAGAAGGTCCAACCAAGTGCATTCTGGGGGAAATGTCCAACCAAGTGCAGTCTGGGGGAAGGTCCAACCAAGTGCAGTCTGGGGGAAGGTCCAACCAAGTGCAGTCTGGGAGAAGGTCCAACCAAGTGCAGTCTGGGAGAAGGTCCAACCAAGTGCAGTCTGGGAGAAGGTCCAACCAAGTGCATTCTGGGGGAAATGTCCAACCAAGTGCAGTCTGGGGGAAGGTCCAACCAAGTGCAGTCTGGGGGAAGGTCCAACCAAGTGCAGTCTGGGAGAAGGTCCAACCAAGTGCAGTCTGGGAGAAGGTCCAACCAAGTGCAGTCTGGGGGAAGGTCCAATCAAGTGCAGTCTGGGAGAATGTCCAATCAAATGCAGCCAGTGGGTGTGtccaaccaaatgcaggcaacaaGCCAGGGaatgcaccagatgcagtatggGACACAAGTAA